TCGGtgtaacaggtacataacattaatttaaaaaaaatgaatgttacaTAATAATAACAGACAAAGTGGGAAAAtattagaagaaaaaagagacaaagaattattcatacatgcacttagtttacaaatatttggttggggccaatctccaaagcgtaagaaaataattatcctgaatcatttaatcatccaTTGAATCATAAATAAGTTAGCATGTTTGTGTCAAATGTTTAGcaactactgaaaagttcataaagtaaatagcGTTGTAAAGAtttgatgggaaaaaagaacacggactaccaaggatactccaggcagccacacggacctacacggcagccacacggaccaacggcagctacacggaccatcccggatggctttgccaacccggcagttcacggatgacgccggatgtttttgacagtaaaaaaaactgccgtgttggcctcccggacgttaaaggaccaacacggaccaccccggacctcCAAGGATGCCCAAGGCGCCAACACGGATCTCTCCCCGGATCAGATCCAGGATGGTCCGGGGTCTTTATGTCACCCGGGTTCTCTCTTTTTCCCATTTGCCTGTctcctccctttctctctttcttttcaccTCCTCACGATCCAAGCTATCCATGAGGGGAGCAGTCTAAACGCCTAAATTTTTTATCATACATGAATGATCATAAAATTggcatgaacatttttttttatcaatttataaataatgatgcaAGGTGAACGCAACCACataactaaaaataaaaaggaagaaaggagtTGTATAATGCGTACTGTATCGGCTGTAACGCCAGTTTTGAGTCCtttatattttgtaatgttttatatataagaattgtcaaagaaattacattcatttatttaactTTTCTAAGGGTAATGCGATGAAAGAGTATTCCAGAAAAGTCTCATGCTGCTTTCACACATCGGGCAATTTTATTATCAGTTTTAGTAATTTACTTTGATGGCATGACGACTAACAGTTCGCAATTTTCTAGTTCAAGCGCGCTCCAGTTTTAACAAACACAAGCTCAAATATCAGCTTTTGTGATTTAGGGTGAGATGACGAGAAAATATTGTGTTTCATCTCGTATTGTATATCTGTCAATTACGCCCTACTTAAtccattaatcatgttaataggACTTAATCAAAGACTCGCTGGCAGGTTCAACATCATTTATAATCATAGTTACGGTACGAGAAATGTGTGATAGTCGCATCAAAAACGAATACCCTCTTTTGTTCCAAAGGATGGGTCTGACGAAAAATCGTTAATCGGTGATCATCAAATTGGCTTGCTAGTTATTAAGACGCAATGTTCGTCAAATCAAGTTAGTTATTCAAGTAACAGCAATGCAGGGTATTGGCAGGTTTTGCTGCAAACGATCAAAGTATGCTTGTCATCAAAGTCGGTATCTTGCAGGAACACCAGACATGGATACACGAAATGTTTTTTGcaatatatttataaaataagcTCATACAACGAAATAATTTCGAGTGCCGGCTTGTGCCATCACATCGAGTTATCACTTCTGGTCGAGCAATCGCGTAACCCGACCATTCGAAAATGGGCCACCTAAATTCTCCAAGGGTATGGTCCAGTTTACCCGACCATTTGTATATTTGACttacaattataaaaataacATCGGGTAAATTAAACCCCAATATTCGCATATGAGACTGATAATTTTCACAAAGTGTCGGTTGAACATCATCCAGCACTCTGGAATTTAGCCGGGGAGCTCTTTTCTGCAATGTGCGGGTCACGAGATTGCCCGACCAGACGCTTAACCCGATGTGATGCATGGTCGAGTGTGTGCGAATGGATTCTTACTACTGTTACCTACATTgacgaaaaatattttgaaagccTTTCCGAAAATCCCGATCCCTGAAACCATATAATAAGGGGTTTACAATCAAACTGATCGTATGCCAcacaagaaaacaattacaatatACTGAAAATGTTAGAGGTGACAAGTACGTTGTAAGCCGCAGAACGAGATACAAGGGAAAGGGAAACCAGAAGATGACGAAGAGTGAAACGGCAAGCGATATTGTTTTAAATGCCTTTAACCGGTCATCTTGAGGAGGAGGTTGATCTTGGTGAAAACCTATCACCACTCTCTGAACTGCAATTTTTCGTGCTTGCCTCATTGCAATTCGAAGTAGCAAAGTATTGATGACAGGTAAAGCAACAATTAAGACCACGACCACGCTTAAGAGTAGCCATCCGAAGGTTAAAGACATTGATCCAGAATAGGGCATACCACATATTGTTTCATTGCGATCCAGGATGGTCGAGTTTGTTTGAAGTTCGAAGGCAATATATCGAACGCTGTTCAGCAACGTACTCAGAATCCAGAGAGATCCCAGTACGATTGCAATGCGCCTTAGCGTCACTATCTGAACATAACGTAACGGTTTTGTAACAGCTATGTATCGATCAGCAGTCAACGCTACGATGTGGCAAAACGAAACACCTGCTATTATTTGCAGGGGTAAATAATACCAAGTATCTTCATCTCCTGTACACGCCTCTTCCATCTTAAATACAACTCCATATATATTCAGCGGAAGTCCGACAAGGGCATCGACGAGATTTGAAAAGGCAAGACTCGCAACGATGATATTCGTCGGTGTACGGAGGCTGTGATTTCTGTAAACTATCAGAATCAACAATGCGTTGCTGACAATGATGATAGGGAAAAGTGGAGAAATACACGCCATAAGTATTTTGCCAGCAAACCGGTGATTAACGAAAATAGCTTGGTCCACAATTTCGCCCATGGTAAAGACATCCGTTACGGAATTCAATAGTAAAGAACCCTACGGACTTTCCTGCATCTGATGTCAAACTATGACATCAATATCCATTGCAGAGTGATAACACGATAAACTTAGTTTTAGGATTACTATGGTGTTTCTTTAATGGCAGGGTATTCTTTACCAGATAAACTGATACCAATACCAGAATGAGAATAATTATGTCTAGAGGAGATGCAGTAACAGTTTTAGTTGTGTTGATGCATTGGCGTTCTGTAAAGATCGTCTGTCTGTGCATAACATGGCTTGCTTGCTCTCGAAGGTACGCTGCTTTACATGTCATTAGAAATCTATTGTCCAACATTTACCACTCTCCTATAGGAAGTTCACATTGAATACGAAAATGTCAATAATTGAGACTGTACAAGGAGATCCTTTCAAGTTTAGCACATCTGTCATGTATAGAATGATAGACAACATTACGATTTAGAATACATTTcaaaagccccttttacaccttcacggatgcaacacggatcatcacggatctcagtccgtgatgatccggggtgccaaatttgtatgttcctagcattcccggagtgagtacggagttaactggttattaacacggatatgtacggaaaagtacggagtctacaaggataggcaaggtagcaatatcgatcctgtttgatatgctcccggagccaacacggaatacccggatgatcacggatgttactgggtctttacacggaccttcacggttGCTCACATTCTGTACTGGGATATATCTTACGAGAATGAActttcgtccctttttgcagcatctggagcatgctcgtgcttggttatgaatacggactattgttcatgtacgcaaacaatacaaacatttgaccccggataaagccggtatcagcaaggatcacccggttcttacaaggagcctcccggatgcattcggaAGAATGGCATAGAAAACAATGCATGGGTTAGCTCCTACTGGTAATGGCGTGACAAGTGCACTCAGCAGAATCAATCTTTATTACCGAGTTCGTGATGAAGGATGAACAATCTAGACACTGTCCTTGTCGAATTTGTATATGTCAAGATTAAGTCAATCAAACAACCAATTAAAATGATGAACCATTCATATCGGATGAGATTTTAATCTGACTACTTATGTCAGATACGTTTCACCcgctttctcttcttttctttcttgccAATCTCTCTGTCTCGCTTTTTCTTCGCTACATATGATCCCATCTATTCCCGATGGAAAATTCTGCACCCCTGTATGTTTAGCATGCATGACCCAAcggaaaattgacattttaccAATGTGTGAATAATCATGGATGGAACTCTGAATTAtgctcatgtacatgtatgtacattatgTGTGGGTGCGTGATATGTGTATGTTGTGTGcttgtgcgtgtgtgtgtgtgtatatatatatacacacagtgcgtcccacaaaaaacgaaaccgtgatttattgatgatttatcataactcaATCACAAatgcaatagacaaatgacctaccattgtaaatcttagaatctcctctttcatcagaatttacttagattatttcttattcacgcatgaatgagcaaaatcaatttgaagaggggataccaaataGTCATtcggcgggctgtatctggagttcaaaataaaacaacattttcataaagttcaatatctgctctttaatttgatacctcaattacacaaaatagttataacaaaattctggttatttgaaataagacttgagtttcaataatttcataaaatgaagaggttttacagacTTGCGTTCGAATTCACTCGACacccgttttgttgacgatcagccatgcattaagtattttgttaaccgtgcgatagctttTCTGGGAAACTGGTGAACACAcgtttatttaaaggtcaagtccacctcagaaaatgttgatttgaatcaatataaaagaatcagacaagcacaatgctgaaaatttcataaaaatcggatctaaaataagaaagttatgacatttcaaagtttcgcttatttttaacaagatagttttatgaacgagccagttacatccaaatgagagagtcgatgatgtcactatttcttttgtttttgtttaaattatacaataatttaatttttacgaatttgatgattaggaccttcttgcctgaagcacaaaatgttaaaataatggaattccacgtgttcaggaaggaatcaaacttcatttcacataacaatgagaaaatcaaaatatttcatattataataaaatacaaaagaaatagtgagtgatgtcatcagttccctcatttgcataccgaccgagatgtgcatataactgttttgcgaaatgaagcgaaattttaaaatgtcataactttcttattttacatccgattttgatgaaattttcagcgttatgcttgttgaatttttctctttttattcaaatcaagtttttgttggggtggacttgtcctttaatgaaattatggaaatacaggTATTGTTTCGAAGGAACATAACACTTTTACTtctgaccattttttgtgattaaggtatcaaataaaagggcagatattgaacttttaggCATGAGATTTTCCTtctgaaattcagataccctcCCCCCGCCATATGACTtcttggtatcctttcttcaaattgttcttgctcactcatgcgtgaatgagaaataatctaagtaatatcagatggaAGAGGAGATtttaagctttacattgatagatcatttgtctattgtatttatgattaagttatgataaatcatcgctaaatttCGGTTTcgtcgttttttgtgggacgcactttatattttatatatatatatatatatgtgtgtgtgtgtgtgggtgtgtgtgtgggtgtgtatttTAACGCCCAAATACTTGAATAGTCGATTTCGTATATAAGGATATTGTGTACTTTGATTTGGTGGTACATTTGCTTTAAAACATGCATGGAAATCGCGTATTCGTTTGTTATCTCCATAAGATGTAGACATGGTGCATTGTCAATTATCAGATAAGTAATTACCCAGCTCGAGATCTTCTCAATTTCAGATTCATTAATTGATCCCAATTTTAAACATAGACATTTGTCCTCAGCACTGGCAGGACATACACagtaatataatatattaagCAAACACTAATAATTTTTAAATCAGACATTGAACATTgaaggaaatagaaatagatATCTAATACGATACAACATGAAAAGGGATTGGCAAATAATTTACCCGTAAGGGCAAAGAATTCAAAACGGGTGAAATGAAATACGGCTGAAAGCTATATGAAGAGAGGGGATGAAAGAGACCATGAAAGAGCgaaaagaaagaagtaaaataTAAGGAGAAAACAGAGATCGAATGTGGGTGaagtaaagaaatgaaaagagaagCAACGCAAAAGGAATGATAATATACATCACAACATaattaatgtttgaattatttctgGTTCTACACGCTTCAATTTTGCACACACAAGCTCAAAGATCAACTTCCAGCTTTTGTGATTTATACGGTGAGAGTATACGAAGCATATTGTGTTTCATCTTGAATGTATCGTGGCATGGATTGAAATCTGTCAATTAGGCCCTACTTAATGAATCCATTAATAGGccaatatcaaatatttctgaCAGGTGAAACATCATTAATCGTCTGAGTACCGGTAGCGAGAAATATGTGAAAGACGCGTCAAAGACGAATACACTATTTTTGTTCCAAAGGATGAGTCTGACGAAAAAAAACGTCCACCAGTGATCATTAAATTGGCTTGCTTTTTGTGAGAGAATTAACATtcgaaaataatcaaataacaaAATGCAGAGTACCGACAGATTTTTGCAGCGGCAGGACACTCTCGTTTAAGACCAACAATGCTAGTTTCTGCAGGAACTACTGTAGGTCCTGATTATATCGCGAGTCTGCCGGCGTGTTTAAAAAAAGTGTcaatttaaaacgaaaataggTGGACCTTCCTTTATGCTATCAGAACGATGAAATCCGCAGATGAAGATCGTAACGGTCTTTCGCAAAGTTGATTTGGCTTAATACGAGTACCATTCGCAAAATAACAAGAATTATCTGAGCTTAGATTTAAGTCAGATGGTAAAAACATTGAGTTAGACATGATGAATTTCACCAACAACCAATACTCGCAGGAAAATGGAATTTCCTTTGCGTTGATGTTAACAGTTTCTGCCGTACTCGCACCATTCGTATTAATTGGAAACTTGTTTGTCGTGATGGCCGTTTACAAGAACTACAATCTCCGAACTCCGACAAACTTCATATTGTCAAGTCTGGCAGTGAATGATATGGTCACAAGCGTGGCTGTTGCGCTGGATTCATATCCAATGGCTTTCGGGATGTACGTGTGGTTTCCTTCTACGGCACAATTGCTACGGATGCCACTTGTCATTTCATCTGGAAGTGCAATGCTTCACATTGTTGCGTTGACGGTAGATCGGTATATGGCCGTAACAAAACCGCTTCGATACCCCATGTTAGTGACTAAAAAACGCGTGAGCTACGGAGTAGCATCCATTTGGACAATCAGCTTGAGTGATGCGGCATTCCGCAGTTACTTAGAAGTCTGTGGAATTCCGAAAGCTGTCGGCTGTGCAAGAGCGCAGCGCCTCAACCCTGGGTTCGTAATCCACACGTGGTTCATCGTCACTTTCCTAATCTTAACACTGCTGATGTTGGTCGCTTCAAATCTCCACATTATGCGCATCGCTGTCAAGCAAGCAAGAGCGatagaaaatgaattaagaaGCGGTCAGAACAACCGCGTTGAACGGGAAGAGATCGGGCGCAGGCTCAAAGCGGCCAAGACAACCGGGATCATAGTCGCTGTCCTTGTATTCCTTTGGTATCCGTATATCCTACTTTTTAGTCTACAGGTAACAGCGATAGCAGATGATGATTTCATGGTGTATCTGAATCTCGCTTTCCTGTTCGAAGTGGCTGTCGCTGCTGCACTCAATCCCTTCATATACCACCATAGAGACGGAGAGTTTCGCCAAGCCTTCCTCAAAATATTTCGGGATGCATCTAACAAGTTTGTTCGCTAAGGTGAATTCATTCGTTCGGAGTTCGCGACGCATTCCTCATAATAGTTCGAATGTCAACAGAAATTCAAGTACTTTGATTTTTCCCTTTCTAGCTGAACCGCTCGTCAAAGAACAGTTTCGCAAAACTTCGAGTTTTTCTCAAGAAATAAGGACCATTCATGAAGCCTGTTAGTACGTGCTTTAGTATTTTAATGACTATAGTAGTAATGAAATTATATGTGTGGAGAGAAAATGATAGGAAGACAATGaagaaaattttaaacaaaatccgAAATGGACTCGCTAAATTCTCCAGTTTGAAAAATGAGATCACGTGCAAGACGGCGTAAATCTCAAATTGCGCCAGGTTCTTATTTGAACTATATCTTCGACTTTACCGCGGTTTACCCAACAGAATAAGAGTACCATGCATTCGTATACAATTCACTGAGCATGTAAGTCAATGATCCTGTATAGAACACGCGTAATATTGTCTTACACGATGCATATAATCGTCTAAATAGTAATACTATTATGTAGGTATTATTGGAAGGGTAATAAACTCTCATTTGAAGTGATGAGAGACACTGGCTCTATAATTTTCTCAAATTGTGATATAAAATTCGGTGGACTCACAATTCACAATACGGTGAGCCATCTATTTTTTGTAGCGGACAGGCCGAAATTCGCTAGAACTGGCACtattaaacttttttaaattatcaaTGAGAAATGAATTTCATCATGCAAGCTCTCTTGTAATCTACGCCACAATAACttgacatattaaaaaaaagtggacagTGAACGAAATGATGAGACGCATACAAATTTGTCGTTTATAGGTcacaaggttttttttctgtgaTATGGGTTCATTTAGTACAATTACGAATTGATATTTGACATTCTGATATTAGACAGGTATCATTAATTTGGCATGTAATAACATCAACTCTGGTAAACAATAGTACCCCCTCATCAGTCGATATTGGATGGCGCCACATACATCTTTAACTATATTACCGTGGGTGTAGTTTGCAGAACAATAAATGTCAAAATAGTGTTTGAGCTTCACAAATATATTTGATTGCTAACTGCTATCTGAGAAGAAATACAGAATATGACTTGTCACAATGTATGGTTGGCATATGATTAATTACTAAGCTTCTTCTTTGAGCTTATGAACACAATTACATAAATCATCCAAACTTTTCATTATGACTCAAGAAAGACTTGTGCAATTCTTGCCCAACATTTCGAACTGGTGAAACCAGATAGATGATACTCAACTTTCCTGCTTTTTTTCAAGGGTAACTACAACTGGTGGTtgaactatggaaagccaaaagtttTAAGCTGATTATGACGATCTTTATAGATATATCAGACTCCTGATACCACACGATATCAATAAGTGGTGATAAAAAGTAGCAAACCCAGCTTAACTGGGCCCTTCTGTGAACATAAAAAGCGTGTTTAAGGCCTGAACtatggtgaaaatttgaaaagcattgCTCTTGTAAACACAAAAAGGTATGTATGTAAAATAATCAAGAAATCTGTTGCGCTTATCATTTAAGGTATTGCTTAACTTTGTGCGCaaccgatttaaaaaattctcaaaccaatatgaaacatgtgtacaagtgcatgtattagaactaatgaaccctgaaaacaaacaatattgagaatgaaaagctaaaactacaaggcaaaccccgattttgtaaataggcgtcttatagacggctaaatagtacacataagtgtataggatgaaattaagatggtgtttccggtcacttgatatttcaatttttgaagcactaaataattattttcgaacgtaattttttctgggcttcatttttgttacatatTACAGACACGGGttacaagtgtgaccttctagctcagattttttaaaagtcgaaccaatgttaaccaatcactttaacatcattacatcaggggggtgtttcacaaagatttaagtatgacttaggtcgcacttaaatgtcgacgcgtacatgatatgcaacgcgcagtcttattgatcaatacgcagtagtgcgcgtcctcttggcatgatctgaccaatgatgtcatgccttttatactgcgcgcaactaggcatttaagtgcgactctaagtcatacttaaatctttgtgaaacacccccctggtacATATAATGACTACCCATAGTTAAACTTAAAAAGTACCAAACGACCTAtgtctaaaaaaatcataacacatcggcccgaattcacaaaggtggttttgaaaacccacggttgagtccatggtttatgcagatttcttgtataaattacgcttaatttagcgcttaTCGGGCGCGTATGtaagaaatgtccaatgctgatgcgcgcttttgtcacagtgcgccaaattgacgcctgtaaCCATGGTTAGAtgcgctattttattcatgaatccactgtttgaa
This window of the Lytechinus variegatus isolate NC3 chromosome 14, Lvar_3.0, whole genome shotgun sequence genome carries:
- the LOC121428090 gene encoding melanocortin receptor 5-like; this translates as MGEIVDQAIFVNHRFAGKILMACISPLFPIIIVSNALLILIVYRNHSLRTPTNIIVASLAFSNLVDALVGLPLNIYGVVFKMEEACTGDEDTWYYLPLQIIAGVSFCHIVALTADRYIAVTKPLRYVQIVTLRRIAIVLGSLWILSTLLNSVRYIAFELQTNSTILDRNETICGMPYSGSMSLTFGWLLLSVVVVLIVALPVINTLLLRIAMRQARKIAVQRVVIGFHQDQPPPQDDRLKAFKTISLAVSLFVIFWFPFPLYLVLRLTTYLSPLTFSVYCNCFLVWHTISLIVNPLLYGFRDRDFRKGFQNIFRQCR
- the LOC121427193 gene encoding adenosine receptor A2a-like: MMNFTNNQYSQENGISFALMLTVSAVLAPFVLIGNLFVVMAVYKNYNLRTPTNFILSSLAVNDMVTSVAVALDSYPMAFGMYVWFPSTAQLLRMPLVISSGSAMLHIVALTVDRYMAVTKPLRYPMLVTKKRVSYGVASIWTISLSDAAFRSYLEVCGIPKAVGCARAQRLNPGFVIHTWFIVTFLILTLLMLVASNLHIMRIAVKQARAIENELRSGQNNRVEREEIGRRLKAAKTTGIIVAVLVFLWYPYILLFSLQVTAIADDDFMVYLNLAFLFEVAVAAALNPFIYHHRDGEFRQAFLKIFRDASNKFVR